The Haloferax sp. Atlit-12N region TGTCGATATCGACGAACCGTTTGACTTTGACGGTCGAGTCGACGTCTCGGTGGTGCTCGTGGCCGAACCAGACATACTCGTCGTCCGCGTGGATTTGTTTCCGCTTCGTTATCGAATTATCGCTCCCGACGCTCCGTCCGTCCTCGTACTCGCGTTCGTACCCACGAAGGACCTCGTAGACGTCGACCTGCTCGACAGGCTCGACATCGGGTACCCCGGAGACGCGATACGGCTCCGCCACGTCGTCCGGAGAGACAGTTGTGAGGCCGTCTTCACCGGGGACGACGTACGAGTGGTCTCTCGTCGTCGTCGACTCACCGAACTTGTGTTGGAGGTTCACCACCGGTTTGTCCGTTTTATGGCGAATCGCCTGCGCAATCGGTTGCCACTCCGCCTCTCCAGCTTCGTTCACAGAGAGGGCGTCCCACCCGTCGAGCGCTCGGCGAGTCTTCCCGGGAGTGGCACTTGCGACGACGTCCCCGTCGGCAGCGATGAGTACCTCAGATTCAGTCGTTCCGCGGGCAAACAAGTCCTCGATAGGAAGGATTCGAACAGTCCCACCGGGGTCTCTGACGACGACCGGGCGATCTCCCGTCACGCTGTCGCCGTAGGCCACGTCGTAGCCGATTTGGTTCGCGGCCTGCTCCGTGAACTCGATGACTTTCCGGCCGGTCGCCGTCACCGCCGCGCCCATCTCCTTGTCGTAGAGGCGGAAGCGGTCCCAGCCCAGCACGCCGTACAGCGAGTTCATGATGACCTTCACCGCGGCCTGCTGGCGGTCGAACTGCTCGTACTCCGACGAGCCGGGGTCGTGGGAGTTCCGCAGCGACTTCTTTTCCTCACGCTCGGTGAGGAGTTCGTCGACCATCTCTCGAATCATGCCGTCCGGTTCCTGCTGGAAGTGCGTCCCGTTGGGCGCGCGGAACATCTCGCCGTCGTAGCTTTCGGGGTCGACCTTCGTCTCCGGCGACGCGTTGATAGTCACCATACACATCGGGTACAGCGACTTCAGGTCGAGCACCGTGACGTTCTCCTTGACGCCGGTGATGGGGTCGAAGACGGCTCCGCCCTCGTAGTCCTCCGACTCCTGTTTCCCCTTCGAGGGGAGCGCGAACTCGCCGTGGACCTTGTGGAGCACGTAGATGTCGACGGTGTCGCCGGGCGTCGGCGCGTCTTCGAGCTTACAGCCGACGAACGTCCGCACCTCGTCCCAGAAGGCGATGATGTCCTGTTTCCGGTCGATTTCGACGCACAGTTCCACGTCGCGGAGGTTGTATTCGAGCAGGCGCTCGGGGTCTTCCTCCCAGAGGTCGCCGATGTCGCCCGAGTAGCGCTCTTTGCCCGCGTCGAGTTCGAGTTCGCCCACCGCGTCGAGACGGTAGGATTCGAGTTCGGTGAACTGGGTGCGCTTGTAGGCGTACAGCAGGTCGAAGACGACGCGCCCTTTGATGTCCGGGCCGCCCCAGCCGCCGCGCCAGACCTCGCCGAGCCGCGACATGCGGTTGTAGTCGAGGTTCAGGTCGGTCGTCCTGTCGACTTCCTCCAACCGGTCGAGGAAGTACGGCGCGTCGAAGTCCTCGAAGTTCCACCCGGTGAGGATGTCGGGGTCGGTCTCCTCGATGTACGTGAGGAAGGCGTCGAGCATCTCTGCCTCCTCGTCGAACGTCCTGACCTCCACGTCTCCGTCCTCACCGAGGAACTCGTAGTTCGGCAGCGAGTCGGGGCGCTTGCCGAGGCCCTCTTCGGCGACGGCGTGCCAGACGACGTACTCGTCGCGGTAGGAGTCGTGGCTGGTGAGACAGATAATCGGCTCTTCGCCATCCTCGGGGAAGCCGTTCCGGTCGTTGACCTCGATGTCGAAGGTGTTCACCCGAAGGCTCGCGTCGACGTCCGCGGGGGCAACCTCCTGGTGGGGAATCTGAATCGTCCCGTCGTCGAGGCGGCGCTCGGGGACGCGGACGCCGCTCTTGATGTCCTTGTCGATGAGCAGGCGGTTCGGAAAGAGGATGTCCGCCTCGTAGTGGTCGAACTCGTCGCGAATCTGGCCGACGTCGCGGGGGGTGCGACCGAAAATCTTCGTTAGCTCCTCGCCGCGGATGCTCTCGTAGCCATCCTCGGTGCCGGTGATAACGTCCTTGTCGAGCGCGTCGTCGTCGAGGCCGTCTGTGGGCGCGTAGAAGTACGGCCGGAAGCCGAGCACGCGGACGTGTTCGGTCTCGTCGTTCGCCGTCCGACCGAAGATGTGAATCACCGGGTACTCGTCTCGGCCCGCGCCCTCGATGGTGTAGTCGACCTGCGTGACGGCCAGTTCGACCGTCCCGTCCGGGTCGGGAAACCGCACCTCGTCCGTGTCGATGACGTCGGAGACGTGCTGGCCGGCGTCGCCGGCGACGATGGCGGCCTCCTCGTCAGGCCGCGCGTCGCCCGCGCCGTCGGCGTCGTTCTCCCCGAAGTCGGTCAGACCCGTCTGCGTCATGCCAGTCGCTTCGATGGCGCGGCTAAAAACCCCGGCGTTTCCACGAACCGCAACCCGAACCACGGAAAGACATATATCCGTGTGTGACATTCCTTGTCACACGATATGACCGACCACGCAACTCCGGAGCGGTGGGATGGCACGATCGACGGCGACGGACCGGCTGGTCCGACGGGAGCCGAAACGGTCGAATCCTACGATATCGACGGTGGCGTGGTGTTCTACGACGCGGAGAACCCACTCGCGTGGGTCGAGGCCTCGCGCTCGATGCGCCTCGACGACTGCGCCTGACTCGGCCGAAACGGACACTTTTTCTCGGCACGGCGTCTCGACGCGAGCGTGACGGACGACGAGCGACGCGAGGGGACGCCCGCCGACGCGACCGACGGGGACGACGACGCGGAGCGTCCCTCGTCGGACATGGCCTCGAAGATCGACCCCGAAAAACGGTGGGGCGACCCCGAGGCCCGCTGGGGCGACCCGGAAGCCCGCTGGGGCAATCCCGAGAAGGAGCTCCCGACGATTCCCCGCGTTCGCATCCCCGGTGAAGACGCCGACGACGGCGGCGACGACCCGGAGGATGACGGCGACAACGCACCAGAGTTCTCCCCCGACGTGAACCCCGAGGTCGCCCGGTTATTCTGGGCGAGCGTCGTACTGGCGAACGTCGGCCTCGCGGGAGTCACGGTTGGCCCGATGCTCGTCTACTTCCGCGGCGACACGCTCCTCGGCGGCGGTCTGTTTCTGTTCGGCGCGGTCGTGCTCGTCCGCGTCTACTCCATCTACCGGGAGTTCAAGCGAGGGGAGTGGCAGGACGACGAGGACGACGTAGACGGGTCGGACGACGCAGACGACAAGGACGATGCAGATGGTGTGGACGCCGATGACGTAAGCGACACCGACGAAGACGCTCCCGAGCGCAACCGCTAACAGTCGCCGCGCCCTTCGCCGAGACATATGCGAACCGTCCGCGGGCCAGACGGCCGGACGTACCTCCTCGTCAAGCAGTCGAGCGACGCCAGCCGCGTCCGCGACCCCAAGACCGGCGAGGAGCGGTACCTGCCGAACGACGACCTCGAAGCCGTGAGCGGCGAGTCCCCGCTCGAAACCGCCGCGCGCGCCGTCCCCGAACCGGTCCGGAAAATCCTCGTCGCGGTCCCGACCGAGCGCGGACTGGGCCTTCTGGTTGACCTCGTCGACCGCGGTCCGCTTCCCGTGGTCGACCTCCTCGGGGCCTACGACCTCTGCGAGAGCGACCTCCACGGCCTCCTGACCGAGTTCCGGGTCGCCGGTCTCGTCGACGAGACCACGGTCTACGGGGAACGCGGCTACGAGGCAACCGACGCCGCGAAAGAAGGGGTCGAATTACTGCGGGCGAGCGAATAGAGTATCGCGGCGGACGCGAGCGACCTCAGTCGTCCGCGAGCACGCTCTCGACGGTCGGCGCGTCAGTCCGCTCAACCGTCGAGCGGTTCGTCGTCGGGTTCTTCTCCACGCGGACGAGGTCGTCGGCCGCGCCGACCAGTTCGTCGTCGTGGCTGACGATGAGAATCTGCTTGACGCCGCGGTTCTGCATGTCCTCGACGAGATCGACCAGCCGCGAGACGTGGCCGTCGTCGAGGAAGACCGTCGGCTCGTCGAGGATGAGCGGGGGGAGCGGGGCCGCGCCGTCGATACCCTCGGCGAGGAGCCGGTAGATGGCACACCGGAGGCTGAGGTTGAACAGGGCGCGCTCGCCGCCCGAGAGCTGTTCGGGTTCG contains the following coding sequences:
- a CDS encoding DNA polymerase domain-containing protein — translated: MTQTGLTDFGENDADGAGDARPDEEAAIVAGDAGQHVSDVIDTDEVRFPDPDGTVELAVTQVDYTIEGAGRDEYPVIHIFGRTANDETEHVRVLGFRPYFYAPTDGLDDDALDKDVITGTEDGYESIRGEELTKIFGRTPRDVGQIRDEFDHYEADILFPNRLLIDKDIKSGVRVPERRLDDGTIQIPHQEVAPADVDASLRVNTFDIEVNDRNGFPEDGEEPIICLTSHDSYRDEYVVWHAVAEEGLGKRPDSLPNYEFLGEDGDVEVRTFDEEAEMLDAFLTYIEETDPDILTGWNFEDFDAPYFLDRLEEVDRTTDLNLDYNRMSRLGEVWRGGWGGPDIKGRVVFDLLYAYKRTQFTELESYRLDAVGELELDAGKERYSGDIGDLWEEDPERLLEYNLRDVELCVEIDRKQDIIAFWDEVRTFVGCKLEDAPTPGDTVDIYVLHKVHGEFALPSKGKQESEDYEGGAVFDPITGVKENVTVLDLKSLYPMCMVTINASPETKVDPESYDGEMFRAPNGTHFQQEPDGMIREMVDELLTEREEKKSLRNSHDPGSSEYEQFDRQQAAVKVIMNSLYGVLGWDRFRLYDKEMGAAVTATGRKVIEFTEQAANQIGYDVAYGDSVTGDRPVVVRDPGGTVRILPIEDLFARGTTESEVLIAADGDVVASATPGKTRRALDGWDALSVNEAGEAEWQPIAQAIRHKTDKPVVNLQHKFGESTTTRDHSYVVPGEDGLTTVSPDDVAEPYRVSGVPDVEPVEQVDVYEVLRGYEREYEDGRSVGSDNSITKRKQIHADDEYVWFGHEHHRDVDSTVKVKRFVDIDSEDGAALIRLLGAYVPEGSASTGETATSKFGASIAESDREWLAQLQRDYSRLFENTSAGIITSDRRAERTVEYQTDTGGASVTYNDETLKLQMMNELAAVFFREFAGQTSRGKRIPSFVFHLPEEKQDLFLTLLVEGDGSREFPRYTEAYAQRNFDFETTSRELAAGLSMLLTQRGQKHSLKYRDSKDSYTIRTCSSFREGRDPVLTEVDHDGYVYDLSVEENENFVDGVGGIVLHNTDSVMLELGPDVSKEEAIEQSFDIEEHINAAYDDFARDELGADEHRFQIEFEKLYRRFFQAGKKKRYAGHIVWKEGKDVDDIDITGFEYKRSDIAQITKEVQKNVIDMIVHGEETEVIKDYLHDIITDFESGNLPLEQAGIPGGIGKRLSAYETPTAHVRGAQYANAFLGTNFGRGSKPKRVYLKKVHPSWFREMETGEFDPQVDDLYREFKRDPDVICFEYADQIPEAFEVDWDTMLTKTLEGPISRVIEALGMSWDEVKSGQEQTGLGSFM